The following proteins come from a genomic window of Populus nigra chromosome 6, ddPopNigr1.1, whole genome shotgun sequence:
- the LOC133696321 gene encoding E3 ubiquitin-protein ligase WAV3-like codes for MGSKWRKAKLALGLNLCVYVPRTLDDTAAPSSERLSDAALLSPKNWDSRPMTPTPSSHGLRLAKSGSKSSKQTCSICLAKMKQGDGHAIFTAECSHSFHFHCISSNVKHGNQLCPVCRAKWKEIPFQAPTLDPLPGRASAGWPQTDALMTMVHRLPPPPRRDLNRRHVSLLQAPEPSVFDDDESLDLQPASSERSSGNKNDAGHNPAKTVEVKSYPEVSAASCSNSYDNFTVLVHIKAAATVGRLNPRGNQASLPQLSQTPRAPVDLVTVLDISGSMAGTKLALLKRAMGFVIQNLGSNDRLSVIAFSSTARRLFPLRRMSDTGRQHALQAVNSLVANGGTNIAEGLRKGAKVMEDRREKNPVASIILLSDGQDTYTVSGNGGNQPQPNYQLLLPLSIHGGDNAGFQIPVHAFGFGADHDASSMHSISEISGGTFSFIETEAVIQDAFAQCIGGLLSVVVQELQVGVECVHPSVHLGSLKAGSYPSRVMVDARSGFIDVGDLYADEERDFLVSVNVPAEPSRNQTSLLKVRCAYRDPLTKEMATLESEEIKLERPEISGEAIVSIEVDRQRNRFQAAEAMSRARTTAERGDLAGAASILENCRMLLSETVSAKFHDRLCIALDAELKEMQERMASRHVYEASGRAYILSGLSSHSWQRATVRGDSADGSSLVQSYQTPSMTEMLARSQATFLGSPSTQRLVQPSWSFGLQPKPR; via the coding sequence cAAACCTGCTCAATATGCCTAGCCAAGATGAAACAAGGTGATGGACACGCGATTTTTACTGCAGAGTGCTCTCATTCCTTCCATTTCCACTGCATTTCTTCAAATGTGAAACATGGCAACCAACTTTGTCCAGTTTGCAGAGCGAAATGGAAAGAAATCCCCTTTCAGGCACCAACTTTGGATCCACTGCCTGGGAGAGCATCAGCGGGTTGGCCTCAAACTGATGCTTTGATGACTATGGTCCACCGATTACCTCCCCCACCACGTCGAGATCTTAATCGGCGACATGTGTCATTGCTGCAGGCTCCTGAACCTAGTGTTTTCGATGATGATGAATCCTTAGATCTCCAACCTGCATCCTCTGAGAGAAGCTCCGGCAATAAAAATGATGCAGGCCACAATCCTGCTAAAACAGTTGAGGTCAAATCGTACCCAGAAGTGTCAGCTGCATCATGTTCTAATTCTTATGATAACTTCACTGTCTTGGTACATATCAAAGCTGCTGCAACAGTTGGAAGATTAAACCCCAGAGGAAACCAGGCTAGCTTGCCTCAACTATCTCAAACTCCACGTGCTCCAGTTGATTTAGTCACAGTGCTTGACATCAGTGGTAGCATGGCAGGTACAAAGCTGGCATTGCTAAAACGAGCAATGGGGTTTGTTATTCAGAACCTTGGTTCCAATGACAGGCTCTCGGTTATTGCCTTTTCTTCTACTGCTCGCCGCCTCTTTCCCCTTCGTAGAATGTCTGACACAGGTCGGCAGCATGCACTTCAAGCAGTCAACTCTTTGGTTGCGAATGGTGGGACCAACATTGCTGAAGGTCTGAGAAAGGGAGCCAAGGTAATGGAAGACCGAAGGGAAAAGAATCCTGTGGCAAGTATTATACTGCTATCTGATGGGCAGGATACTTATACTGTCAGTGGTAATGGTGGTAACCAACCTCAACCAAACTACCAGCTGCTCCTCCCTTTGTCGATTCATGGTGGTGACAATGCTGGATTCCAGATTCCGGTGCATGCTTTTGGCTTTGGCGCTGACCATGATGCTTCATCAATGCATTCCATTTCTGAAATTTCTGGAGGCACCTTCTCTTTTATTGAAACTGAAGCTGTGATCCAGGATGCATTTGCACAGTGCATTGGGGGTCTTCTAAGTGTCGTTGTGCAGGAGTTGCAAGTGGGAGTTGAGTGTGTGCACCCTAGTGTCCACCTTGGCTCATTGAAAGCAGGAAGTTACCCTAGCCGTGTGATGGTTGATGCCCGCTCTGGGTTTATAGATGTTGGAGATTTATATGCTGATGAAGAGAGAGATTTCCTGGTTTCGGTCAATGTTCCAGCAGAGCCTTCCAGGAATCAAACATCACTGCTAAAGGTGAGATGTGCATACAGGGATCCTTTAACTAAAGAAATGGCAACATTagaaagtgaagaaattaaacTTGAAAGACCTGAAATATCTGGAGAAGCAATAGTGTCAATTGAAGTGGATAGGCAACGTAACAGGTTCCAAGCAGCTGAAGCAATGTCACGGGCAAGAACCACAGCTGAACGAGGAGATCTAGCTGGTGCAGCATCCATCCTTGAAAACTGTCGAATGTTATTGTCAGAAACTGTGTCAGCTAAGTTCCATGATCGATTATGTATTGCACTAGATGCTGAGCTCAAGGAGATGCAAGAAAGGATGGCAAGCAGACATGTATACGAGGCATCTGGGAGAGCGTATATTCTATCAGGCCTTAGCTCGCACTCATGGCAAAGAGCAACTGTGAGAGGAGACTCCGCTGATGGTTCAAGTCTTGTTCAATCTTATCAAACCCCATCAATGACGGAGATGCTCGCTCGATCTCAGGCTACATTCCTGGGCAGTCCATCAACTCAGAGGCTTGTTCAACCATCATGGTCATTTGGATTACAACCAAAGCCAAGGTGA
- the LOC133696322 gene encoding uncharacterized protein LOC133696322, whose amino-acid sequence MSTIETNMSQPHKTTNAARKIETSFASSFKRWGRGHPFVRYGLPMISLTVFGSIGLAHLLQGRKDIAKVKDDREWEIIETQGALSRSGPPGSYNPKKMSLEEELKALQKKVDITNFEYKKIPRPNEGKSG is encoded by the exons ATGTCAACAATTGAGACCAATATGAGCCAGCCCCATAAAACCACTAACGCAGCTAGAAAGATTGAGACGTCATTTGCATCATCGTTCAAAAGATGGGGTAGAGGCCATCCTTTTGTCAGATACGGTCTCCCCATGATTTCTCTCACTGTTTTTGGGAGTATAGGACTTGCTCATCTCTTGCAAGGCAG GAAGGATATTGCTAAGGTGAAAGATGATCGAGAATGGGAGATTATTGAGACACAAGGAGCACTATCTAGATCTGGACCACCAGGATCATACAATCCTAAAAAGATGTCATTGGAAGAGGAGTTAAAG GCTTTGCAAAAGAAAGTGGACATAACCAACTTTGAGTACAAAAAAATTCCTAGGCCAAACGAAGGCAAGTCAGGCTAG
- the LOC133698024 gene encoding BTB/POZ domain-containing protein At5g03250-like, translating into MACMKLGSKSEVFHLDGQTWLCSTGLQSDVIIEIGETSFHLHKFPLLSRSEALAILTGDHSSENEKKCVLQLHDVPGGAKTFLLIAKFCYGVKMELTTLNVVSLRCAAEYLGMSEDYGEENLIAQTENFLNEVFGGWTDSLKALETCEKVLAQAEELHIVSRCINSLAMKASADPSLFSWPMQGGSDMRNPDGTVFWNGIRTSAKLHPVGEDWWYEDVSLLRLPLYKRLILAVRSNDMKPERVAGALMYYAKRHLPLLGRESSIESGNFAAPRSTISGTSEADQRNLLEELVGLLPDQKGVTPSNFLLRLLRTAMMIHASPSCRGNLEKWVGAQLDQASLQDLLIPNTGYSVETLYDIDCVQRILNHFMLVDHDDPTSNYIVDEEQMMEGSHFPTPITTVANLIDSYLAEVAPDVNLKLAKFQSLAAAVPEYARPLDDGIYRAIDIYLKAHPWLTDSEREQLCRLMNCQKFSLEASTHATQNERLPLRVTVQVVFFEQLRLRTSVSGLFFVSENLDNSRNLSGNLSLARNDLHTVAGATHGRIVVDDMKKRVSELEKECLSMKQEIEKKGKTKLGSWNNLFRKFGFGQSKSKPGDPKASKPTDTKESPTSSAPLVNGGEHPNNESVE; encoded by the exons ATGGCTTGCATGAAGCTGGGATCAAAATCAGAAGTGTTTCATCTTGATGGCCAGACCTG GCTTTGCTCAACCGGGCTTCAAAGTGATGTCATTATTGAAATTGGGGAGACGTCTTTCCATCTCCACAAG TTTCCATTGCTCTCTAGAAGTGAAGCGCTAGCAATTCTTACTGGAGATCATTCTAGCGAGAATGAGAAAAAGTGTGTTCTACAACTTCATGATGTACCTGGTGGAGCAAAAACCTTCTTGCTCATTGCCAAATTCTGTTATGGAGTAAAAATGGAACTCACTACATTGAATGTAGTCAGTCTCAGATGTGCTGCTGAGTATCTTGGGATGAGCGAAGATTATGGGGAGGAAAACCTCATCGCACAAACAGAAAATTTTCTCAATGAAGTATTTGGCGGCTGGACAGACTCCCTTAAAGCTCTTGAAACCTGTGAAAAAGTTCTAGCACAAGCTGAAGAGCTTCATATTGTTTCGAGATGCATAAATTCCCTGGCAATGAAAGCTTCTGCAGATCCAAGCTTGTTCAGTTGGCCCATGCAAGGAGGCAGCGACATGAGGAACCCAGATGGCACTGTATTTTGGAATGGAATACGTACTTCAGCCAAGCTGCATCCTGTGGGTGAGGATTGGTGGTATGAGGATGTTTCCTTGCTTAGACTACCTCTGTACAAAAGGCTAATTCTGGCAGTTCGTTCAAATGATATGAAGCCTGAGAGGGTTGCTGGGGCACTAATGTACTATGCAAAGAGGCATCTGCCTTTGCTGGGCAGGGAATCAAGCATTGAGAGTGGAAACTTTGCTGCGCCTAGATCAACAATTTCTGGTACTTCTGAAGCAGATCAAAGGAATCTTCTTGAAGAATTAGTGGGATTGTTACCTGATCAAAAGGGTGTTACTCCAAGCAATTTCCTGCTTAGACTTTTGCGAACTGCCATGATGATACATGCCAGTCCATCATGCCGAGGGAACTTAGAGAAATGGGTTGGAGCCCAGTTGGACCAAGCATCTCTTCAAGACCTTCTGATACCAAATACAGGCTACTCAGTGGAAACCCTTTATGATATTGACTGTGTTCAGCGAATTCTCAATCATTTCATGCTGGTGGATCATGATGATCCTACATCAAATTACATAGTAGATGAGGAGCAAATGATGGAAGGTTCTCATTTTCCAACTCCAATAACAACAGTGGCAAATCTGATCGATAGTTATCTAGCAGAGGTGGCACCTGATGTTAATCTGAAGTTAGCAAAGTTTCAGTCTCTTGCTGCTGCTGTCCCTGAATACGCCAGGCCATTAGATGATGGAATTTACCGAGCAATAGACATATATCTAAAG GCGCATCCATGGCTAACGGATTCTGAACGGGAACAACTTTGCAGGCTCATGAACTGTCAGAAGTTTTCATTGGAAGCCAGCACTCACGCAACCCAGAATGAGAGGCTACCTCTTAGAGTCACTGTCCAAGTTGTATTCTTTGAACAACTACGGCTTCGCACCTCTGTTTCTGGCTTGTTTTTTGTCTCTGAAAACCTTGATAATTCACGAAATCTAAGTGGGAATCTTTCTCTTGCCAGAAATGATTTGCACACTGTAGCAGGAGCCACACATGGCCGCATTGTGGTTGATGACATGAAAAAGCGAGTTTCTGAGCTCGAGAAAGAGTGCTTGAGCATGAAACAAGAGATTGAGAAGAAGGGGAAAACAAAGTTGGGGAGTTGGAACAACTTGTTCAGAAAGTTTGGTTTTGGCCAATCAAAGTCAAAACCTGGGGATCCGAAAGCATCAAAACCAACCGATACCAAAGAATCACCAACATCCTCAGCACCACTCGTGAATGGAGGAGAACATCCCAATAACGAATCAGTAGAATGA
- the LOC133697498 gene encoding dolichyl-diphosphooligosaccharide--protein glycosyltransferase subunit 1B-like, protein MARSTAMKAAGLILALLIFTFLTLAVSSSNSQIQVLNAERRIDLSSHIVKVFLTLLVENVGTTPASEILLAFPPSQADHLALVKAQAAIGKKKKKSYVHLDVNPTELPDAPNGTKYFSISLLDPLSLGETATLEVLYILTHSLEPFPAEISQSESQLVYFRDSALILSPYHIKQQTTFIKTPSTKVESYTRVEPTKFAGRELKYGPYEDRPPYSFSPVIVHLENNSPFAVVEELLREVEISHWGNLQITEHYKLAHAGARHKGVFSRVDYQSRPSFKGASSFKHLLASLPPRVHSVYYRDEIGNISSSHLRTDYRKSELEIEPRYPLFGGWKATFVIGYGLPLEDFLFESPDGKRYLNFSFGCPLAQTVVNKLTIKVVLPEGSKDPSAAVPFPVEQHLETKYSYLDVVGRTVLVLEKKNVVPEHITPFQVYYTFKPIFMLAEPLMLASVFFLFFMACVAYLQIDFSIRK, encoded by the exons ATGGCTAGGTCAACGGCCATGAAAGCAGCGGGACTCATTCTAGCTCTCTTGATCTTCACATTTCTCACTCTTGCCGTTTCCTCCTCAAATAGCCAGATCCAAGTCCTCAACGCCGAACGTAGA ATTGACTTGAGTTCACATATCGTTAAGGTCTTTTTAACTTTACTG GTTGAAAATGTTGGGACAACTCCTGCTTCAGAAATCCTTCTTGCATTCCCACCTTCGCAAGCTGATCACCTAGCACTTGTCAAAGCACAAGCAGCTATaggcaagaagaagaagaaaagttacGTTCATCTTGATGTAAATCCAACAGAGCTACCTGATGCGCCAAATGGAACTAAATATTTTAGCATATCTTTACTGGATCCATTAAGTTTGGGTGAAACTGCCACTCTGGAAGTGCTTTATATATTAACACATTCTCTGGAACCTTTCCCAGCAGAGATAAGCCAATCGGAATCGCAATTGGTATATTTCCGTGATAGTGCATTAATACTGTCACCATATCATATTAAGCAGCAAACTACTTTTATTAAGACACCAAGTACAAAAGTGGAATCGTATACAAGAGTGGAACCCACCAAGTTTGCTGGCAGAGAACTGAAGTATGGACCATATGAAGACCGGCCTCCATATTCATTTTCTCCAGTAATTGTTCATCTTGAGAATAACAGTCCATTTGCAGTTGTTGAGGAGCTTTTACGAGAAGTGGAGATATCTCACTGGGGCAACCTTCAGATAACAGAGCATTACAAGTTGGCTCATGCTGGTGCTAGACACAAAGGCGTGTTTTCAAG GGTTGATTATCAATCTAGGCCATCTTTTAAAGGCGCATCTTCATTCAAGCACCTTCTAGCAAGTCTACCACCTAGGGTGCACTCTGTGTATTATCGGGATGAAATCGGAAACATCTCATCGTCACATTTACGTACAGATTACCGTAAG TCAGAACTTGAAATTGAACCGCGGTATCCTTTATTTGGAGGTTGGAAGGCTACCTTTGTTATTGGATACGGGCTACCACTGGAGGACTTCCTTTTTGAGTCTCCTGATGGCAAGCGATACCTCAACTTCAGCTTTGGTTGTCCTCTTGCCCAGACTGTTGTGAACAAGCTGACCATCAAA GTTGTGCTGCCAGAAGGATCAAAAGACCCTTCAGCTGCTGTTCCTTTTCCAGTGGAGCAGCATCTAGAG ACCAAATATTCATACCTTGATGTTGTTGGGAGGACCGTGCTGGttctggaaaagaaaaatgtagtTCCTGAGCACATTACTCCTTTCCAG GTTTATTACACTTTCAAACCTATATTCATGCTAGCAGAACCGTTGATGTTGGCATcagtatttttcttgtttttcatggCATGTGTAGCTTACCTACAGATTGATTTTTCCATCCGCAAGTGA
- the LOC133696926 gene encoding protein ENHANCED DISEASE RESISTANCE 2-like: MEGWLYVIRSNRFGLQFSRKRYFILQENYLKCYKTRPISQEEEPLRSANIDSYIRITDNGRESINRKVFFIFTLYNTLKDNDQLKLGASSSEDAGKWIRSLQNAVVKECSNPEKEFMSFSKKNWPPSRFGSSKRAGSKRSVGYYPFLQNEAVTSDVIAPSTWKIFGCQNGLRLFKEAKDWDSRGRHWDDHPAIMAVGVVDGTPEAIFRTLMSLGASRSEWDFCFYRGSVVEHLDGHTDILHKKLYSSWLPWGMRRRDLLLRRYWRREEDGTYVILYHSVIHKKCPPQKGYVRACLKSGGYVITPVNQGRESLVKHMLAIDWKFWKVYLRPPSARSITIRMLERIAALRELFRAKSGNHPSDFSSSDSSLKTMLPQDGMEDIESEDNGQQKFEQNADLKENEAEKTNSGRRSLMSLNDASDEFFDFPDSNEDIDFDLLENGWYPEKSQEQPASHICQHRLSSAAVFVKKLHDLAVQKKGYIDFQELPKDENVATSYGNTLQKDSTYSLPCSWATAEPSTFLIRGENYLKDNQKIKAKGSLMQMVGADWLRSDHREDDLGSRPGSIIQNYAAQGRPEFFFVINIQVPGATQYTIALYYMLKTPLEETPLLHSFVHGDDAFRNSRFKLIPYISKGSWIVKQSVGKKACLVGQALEIHYFHGKNYLELDIDVGSSTVARGVVSLVLGYLNNLVIEMAFLVQGNNEEELPEILLGTCRLNNLDVSKSVPV; the protein is encoded by the exons ATGGAAGGGTGGCTGTATGTCATCAGGTCCAATAGGTTTGGTTTACAGTTTTCACGCAAAAGGTATTTCATTCTTCAAGAAAACTACCTCAAATGCTACAAAACAAGACCCATCTCACAGGAAGAG GAGCCACTTAGAAGTGCAAATATAGACTCTTACATTCGCATTACAGATAATGGAAGAGAGAGCATCAATAGGAAA GTCTTCTTCATTTTCACGCTTTATAATACTTTAAAAGACAATGATCAACTTAAG TTGGGAGCAAGTAGTTCAGAAGATGCGGGAAAATGGATTCGTTCCTTACAGAATGCTGTGGTGAAG GAGTGCTCAAATCCAGAAAAGGAATTTATGTCTTTCTCTAAGAAGAACTGGCCACCTTCAAG ATTTGGCAGTTCAAAGAGGGCTGGCAGTAAAAGATCTGTAGGTTATTACCCCTTCTTGCAGAATGAGGCGGTGACATCTGATGTAATAGCCCCGTCAACATGGAAGATTTTTGGTTGTCAGAACG GATTGCGTCTCTTCAAAGAAGCAAAAGATTGGGATTCTCGGGGGAGG CATTGGGATGATCATCCAGCTATAATGGCAGTTGGTGTGGTTGATGGAACTCCAGAAGCCATTTTTCGTACTCTTATGTCTCTTGGTGCCTCGAGATCAGA ATGGGACTTCTGTTTTTACAGGGGCAGTGTTGTTGAGCACCTTGATGGTCACACAGATATTCTTCACAAGAAATTATACAGCAGTTGGCTACCCTG GGGGATGAGGCGAAGAGATTTGTTGTTGCGACGATATTGGAGAAGAGAGGAAGATGGAACATATg TAATTCTATACCATTCTGTGATTCACAAGAAGTGTCCTCCACAAAAAGGATATGTTCGAGCTTGCCTTAAAA GTGGAGGATATGTAATAACTCCTGTAAATCAAGGAAGAGAATCGCTTGTGAAACACATGCTTGCAattgattggaagttttggaaAGTATATCTGCGTCCACCGTCTGCAAGATCTATAACCATCCGTATGCTTGAAAGAATTGCAG CACTGAGGGAGCTGTTCCGAGCCAAATCTGGCAACCATCCATCTGACTTCTCTTCTTCAGATTCATCACTAAAAACAATGTTACCCCAGGATGGAATGGAGGATATTGAATCAGAAGATAATGGCCAACAGAAGTTCGAGCAGAATGCTGATTTAAAGGAAAACGAggcagaaaaaacaaattcaggaCGCAGAAGTTTGATGAGCCTGAATGATGCCTCTGATGAATTCTTTGATTTTCCTGATTCCAATGAAGATATAGATTTTGACCTATTGGAGAATGGCTGGTATCCTGAAAAGAGTCAAGAACAGCCTGCTTCG CATATATGCCAGCACAGATTATCATCTGCCGCTGTCTTTGTGAAGAAGTTACATGATCTTGCAG TTCAGAAGAAGGGTTATATAGACTTTCAGGAGTTGCCTAAAGATGAAAATGTAGCAACATCCTATGGTAATACTCTTCAGAAGGACTCAACCTATTCTTTACCTTGCAGTTGGGCTACTGCCGAGCCCTCTACCTTTTTGATTCGTggagaaaattatttaaaagacaATCAGAAG ATCAAAGCAAAAGGTTCATTAATGCAAATGGTTGGAGCCGATTGGCTAAGATCCGACCACCGAGAGGATGATCTTGGAAGCCGTCCTGGGAGTATCATTCAG AACTATGCAGCACAAGGTCGACCAGaattcttcttcgtcatcaatatacag GTCCCCGGTGCAACCCAGTATACCATCGCGCTATATTATATGTTAAAAACTCCTCTGGAAGAAACTCCCTTGCTGCACAGCTTTGTCCACGGTGATGACGCCTTTAGGAATTCAAGATTTAAGCTCATACCTTATATTTCCAAG GGATCGTGGATAGTCAAGCAGAGTGTTGGTAAGAAAGCTTGCTTAGTTGGTCAAGCACTAGAAATACATTATTTTCATGGGAAGAATTACTTGGAG CTTGACATTGATGTCGGATCTTCCACCGTTGCCAGGGGGGTGGTCAGTCTTGTTCTCGGATACCTAAACAATTTGGTCATAGAAATGGCATTTCTCGTGCAG GGTAACAATGAGGAGGAGCTCCCGGAAATCCTTCTCGGAACTTGTCGACTCAATAATCTGGATGTATCCAAATCCGTCCCTGTATAG
- the LOC133697691 gene encoding GATA transcription factor 8-like — protein sequence MIGQTNTSTGFMDEIDCGSFFDHIDDLLDFPSDDVDASLPDCTTTNNHASCFIDNDDNSFPGIWSTQSDSLPGSASDLSAELSVPYEDIVQLEWLSNFVEDSFSGGSLTMKKEESASVDKKDSTPHHQFQTSSPVSVLESSSDCSGEKNAPRSPEVVASGKCGRARSKRPRPAAFTPRPAMQLVSPTSSITEVPQQFVSPRVPSDSESFAESRLVIKIPEHVDPEHKKKKKIKFIVPSGTVEMNQNSQPQQAVRKCMHCEITKTPQWRAGPMGPKTLCNACGVRYKSGRLFPEYRPAASPTFVPSLHSNSHKKVVEMRAKAGEKITTSRPATMMVNSPEFIPNESNPAMDYM from the exons ATGATTGGACAAACAAATACTTCTACTGGTTTCATGGACGAGATAGATTGTGGAAGCTTCTTCGACCACATCGACGACCTCTTAGACTTCCCGTCTGATGATGTCGACGCTAGTTTGCCTGACTGCACCACCACAAACAACCATGCTAGTTGTTTCATTGACAACGATGATAACTCGTTTCCTGGTATTTGGTCGACTCAGTCCGACTCACTCCCCGGTTCTGCCTCTGACCTCTCCGCCGAGTTGTCCGTTCCG TACGAAGATATTGTTCAGCTGGAATGGCTATCGAACTTTGTGGAGGATTCCTTCTCTGGGGGGAGCCTGACAATGAAGAAAGAGGAGTCTGCGTCTGTCGACAAAAAGGACTCGACACCACACCACCAGTTCCAGACTTCCAGCCCAGTTTCTGTCCTTGAGAGCAGTAGCGACTGCTCAGGAGAGAAAAATGCACCTCGCAGCCCCGAAGTTGTTGCTTCTGGCAAATGTGGGCGTGCTCGCAGCAAGCGTCCTCGCCCTGCTGCATTCACTCCTCGCCCTGCAATGCAACTCGTTTCGCCAACATCGTCGATCACTGAGGTGCCCCAGCAATTTGTTTCCCCTAGGGTCCCTTCAGATTCTGAGAGCTTTGCCGAGTCAAGACTTGTGATCAAGATACCAGAGCATGTTGACCCAGaacacaagaagaagaagaaaattaagtttattGTTCCGTCAGGTACTGTGGAGATGAATCAAAACTCACAGCCACAGCAAGCAGTTAGGAAATGCATGCATTGTGAGATAACCAAGACCCCACAATGGAGAGCAGGACCAATGGGTCCAAAAACCCTTTGCAATGCCTGCGGTGTTCGATACAAGTCGGGCCGGCTTTTCCCTGAGTACCGGCCTGCAGCCAGTCCAACCTTTGTTCCTTCCCTGCACTCTAATTCGCATAAGAAAGTTGTTGAGATGAGAGCAAAGGCTGGGGAGAAAATTACTACCAGCAGACCTGCTACAATGATGGTCAACTCGCCAGAGTTTATTCCAAATGAGAGCAACCCTGCAATGGATTACATGTGA